A window of Panicum virgatum strain AP13 chromosome 8K, P.virgatum_v5, whole genome shotgun sequence contains these coding sequences:
- the LOC120644717 gene encoding probable indole-3-pyruvate monooxygenase YUCCA10, translated as MEEQTVVLIVGAGPAGLATAACLTKLSVPYAIVEREDCSASLWRNRAYDRLKLHLAKEFCELPHMPYPEDAPTYIPKDQFVKYLDNYIEHFDIRPKYHTTIESCTYDEDRKCWFSVARAVATSVVVRYTTRFLIVASGENSEANIPVIPGLHDFAGEAIHSSRFKSGAAYSGKKVLVVGCGNSGMEIAYDLASHGANTSIVVRSPVHVMTKEIIRLGMTLVQHIPVNVVDDLLVRLANFVFGDLLSHGIVRPKIGPLGLKAETGRSAVLDVGTVGLIKKGIIKVLGNISKIKGNIVEFENGKESTFDVIVFATGYKSTANTWLKNGESMLNNAGLPRKEFPNHWKGANGLYCAGLARRGLAGIAMDAKNIANDILSSYHA; from the exons ATGGAGGAGCAAACTGTAGTTCTCATTGTGGGCGCAGGCCCAGCTGGCCTTGCAACGGCGGCATGCCTCACCAAGCTCTCTGTCCCATATGCCATCGTTGAGCGTGAGGATTGCAGTGCCTCCTTGTGGCGAAACCGCGCCTACGACCGTCTCAAGCTACACCTTGCAAAGGAGTTTTGCGAGCTACCCCACATGCCGTACCCAGAAGATGCCCCAACCTACATCCCAAAGGATCAGTTTGTGAAATACCTAGATAACTATATTGAGCATTTTGATATCCGACCAAAGTATCATACTACCATCGAGTCATGCACATATGATGAAGATAGAAAGTGCTGGTTCAGTGTGGCACGTGCCGTGGCAACATCCGTGGTTGTTAGGTACACAACTAGGTTTCTTATTGTTGCAAGTGGTGAGAATAGTGAAGCAAACATTCCGGTGATTCCTGGGCTGCATGACTTTGCTGGAGAGGCTATCCACTCATCCAGGTTCAAATCTGGTGCTGCCTACTCGGGGAAGAAAGTACTCGTGGTTGGATGTGGCAACTCCGGAATGGAAATCGCCTACGACCTTGCATCTCATGGTGCCAATACATCCATTGTTGTTCGTAGCCCG GTACATGTAATGACAAAAGAAATAATACGGTTGGGCATGACATTGGTCCAACATATCCCCGTGAATGTTGTGGATGACCTTCTTGTGAGGTTGGCAAATTTTGTGTTTGGTGACCTGCTTTCACATGGAATTGTGAGACCAAAAATAGGTCCTCTTGGACTCAAGGCAGAAACTGGTCGATCTGCTGTTCTTGATGTTGGGACCGTGGGTTTAATCAAGAAAGGGATTATCAAA GTGCTTGGAAATATTTCCAAAATCAAGGGCAACATAGTTGAATTTGAAAATGGGAAAGAAAGCACTTTCGATGTCATTGTGTTTGCTACTGGATATAAAAGCACAGCAAATACGTGGCTCAAG AATGGTGAAAGCATGCTGAATAATGCTGGATTGCCAAGGAAGGAATTTCCAAATCATTGGAAGGGTGCCAATGGGCTCTATTGTGCTGGTTTGGCAAGGAGAGGCCTGGCTGGTATTGCCATGGATGCCAAGAATATTGCCAATGACATTTTGTCTAGCTACCATGCATAA